Proteins encoded together in one Catellatospora citrea window:
- a CDS encoding 3-oxoacyl-[acyl-carrier-protein] synthase III C-terminal domain-containing protein: protein MNGLYIGSFAHALGAQKRHLRESAEAGLLRSAPQDLEAAGFGWHHVCDPDGTAYDLARAAVAQIAARGDLSDVDAIVYATCLPDAQTGSGPVRDVKDLMDFPAGRLQAEFGMSRAIVVGLHQQACTGVLGALRVAGALLATEPGWRRVLCVTADRFPAGAWYEQAYNLISDGAAACVVGRDPDMCRLLSVHQISNGGLGRAGDDETVGTYFAYTHRLVREAAARVGMTPAELDWVVTQNMHDKAWQILARLLDVDHARVWAPTLADVGHVISADAVVNLSALLDSGQARPGQRIAVPVAGFGLNWQCAVLEVAR, encoded by the coding sequence ATGAACGGGCTCTACATCGGATCGTTCGCCCACGCGCTGGGCGCGCAGAAACGGCACCTACGCGAGTCCGCCGAGGCGGGACTGCTCCGGTCGGCTCCGCAGGACCTGGAGGCGGCCGGTTTCGGCTGGCACCACGTCTGCGACCCGGACGGCACCGCGTACGACCTGGCCCGTGCGGCGGTAGCGCAGATCGCGGCCCGCGGCGACCTCTCCGACGTCGACGCGATCGTCTACGCCACCTGCCTGCCCGACGCCCAGACCGGGTCCGGTCCGGTCCGTGACGTGAAGGACCTGATGGACTTCCCGGCCGGCCGGCTGCAGGCCGAGTTCGGCATGTCCCGGGCGATCGTGGTCGGGCTGCATCAGCAGGCCTGCACCGGTGTGCTCGGGGCGCTGCGGGTGGCGGGCGCGCTGCTGGCGACCGAACCTGGCTGGCGGCGGGTGCTGTGCGTGACCGCCGACCGGTTTCCCGCCGGGGCCTGGTACGAGCAGGCGTACAACCTGATCTCGGACGGGGCCGCGGCCTGCGTGGTCGGCCGGGACCCGGACATGTGCCGACTGCTGAGCGTGCACCAGATCAGCAACGGCGGCCTGGGCCGGGCCGGCGACGACGAGACCGTCGGCACCTACTTCGCCTACACGCACCGGCTGGTCCGCGAGGCCGCGGCCCGCGTCGGGATGACCCCGGCCGAGCTGGACTGGGTCGTCACCCAGAACATGCACGACAAGGCGTGGCAGATCCTCGCCCGCCTACTGGATGTCGACCACGCCCGGGTCTGGGCTCCGACCCTGGCCGACGTCGGGCACGTCATCTCGGCCGACGCCGTGGTCAACCTGTCGGCGCTGCTCGACTCGGGGCAGGCCCGGCCAGGGCAGCGGATCGCGGTGCCGGTGGCCGGTTTCGGGCTGAACTGGCAGTGCGCGGTGCTGGAGGTGGCCCGATGA